Below is a genomic region from Nitrospirota bacterium.
GGCTCCTCGCCGGTGGAATGAACGTCATAGACATTGGAGTCTGTCCCTCGCCGCTGGTGTATTTCTCGTTGTTTCAGCTGCCGGTTGACGGCGGCATCATGATCACCGGGAGCCACAATGCGGCAGAGTACAACGGATTCAAGATCTGCATCGGAAAAGACACGATTCATGGAGAGGAGATCCAGGCCCTTCGAGTGGTGATGGAGGCTGGCTCCTTTGTGTCTGGCGCCGGGCAGCTCTCGGAACATCCCATCATTCCCGACTATCTGGCCTATATCAAGAAAAGCTTTGCCCACGTTAATGCGAAGCGCCTGCATGTTGTCATCGACTGTGGGAACGGTGTGGCGGCCTTGGTGGCGAAAGAGGCCTTGGAATTTTTGGGCTGTCATGTCACAGGGCTCTATTGCGATCTCGACGGGCGATTCCCCAACCATCATCCAGACCCCACGGTCTTAGAGAATCTCGACGATCTGATTCAGGCCGTCAAACAGCACAAGGCCGATGTCGGGATCGGCTATGACGGAGATGCCGATCGCATCGGGACCATCGACGAGCAGGGGGATGTGTTGTGGGGTGACCGTCTGATGGTGGTCTACGCACGCGATATTCTGGCGGCAATGCCAGGGAGCACCATCATCTCTGAGGTCAAATCGTCACAGAGCCTCTATGACGATATTGCGAAGCAGGGGGGCCGTCCGATCATGTGGAAGACCGGCCATTCCTTGATCAAAGCGAAGATGAAGAGCGAGCAGGCGGTCTTGGCCGGCGAAATGTCCGGGCATATGTTTTTTGCCGATCGGTACTTCGGGTACGACGACGCGATTTACGCCTCATGCCGGTTAGTGGAGATTTTGGCCAAGACCACTCAGCCGCTCTCTGCCTTGGTCGCGGACCTTCCGAAGACCTCTGTTACTCCTGAGATCAGGGTTGACGTGTCGGACTCCATCAAGTTCAAGCTGGTCAAATATGTGCAGGATCGGTTGGCAATCTGTCTGAAGACCCGCGAAGCGCTCGGTCCTGCCAAGTTGGTGCTACGCGATGTCGTCACGATTGATGGGGTCCGCGCTATTTTCGACGAGGGCTGGGGCCTAATTCGAGCCTCGAATACCCAGCCGGCCCTCGTGTTGCGGTTTGAAGCCACCTCGCCGGAGCGATTGGCCACGATCCGCGCAGTGATCGAAGGCGAATTAACTGCAGCCAAGCAAACCCTTGGCTCCTAGTCGGCACCAGCCAGCGAGTTTTCTTTTTCGATATGTGTTGGCTCCTGCCTGGCTCGTCCTGGCATGCCTGATCTTGGGTGCCATGAGCGACGCGGTCTCATGGACTGGGCCTAGCGGCGATCCTCCATCAGTGAGACCCTTCCAAGTCGGAGAACGTTTCACCTACGAGATCTCTTGGCTGAATATCACAGCCGCCACAGCGGTGCTGGAAGTAACTGCTGCTGGCACGGACGGAGATCAGCCGCTGGTGAAACTGGTCACCACGGCACACTCGAGTCCCACGGTCACCAAATTCTTTCCCGTAGATAATCGGGTAGAGTCAATACTGGATCCCGCTACGCTGCTTCCGGAGCACTTGACCTTCAAGCGGCGAGAAGGGAAGAAGAAAGAAGACATCGAGTACACATTCCATCAGAAAGAGGGGTCGGTCACGGCGGTCAAAGGTGGGACGACGGAAATGTTTCAGATCCCACCTGGCACCCAAGACGTCATCTCCTGTCTCTATTATGCGCGCAGCGCATTGTCGTTACAGCCAGGCTCTTCTCTGACGATGAACGTGCATCACGATAAGAAGAACCACAAGCTGGACGTACGTGTTGAGGAGATCGAGACCATCAGCAGTCTATGGGGTAAGGTCGAAACGGCCCGCGTGTTGGTCGTCATGCCGTTCCAAGGTGTCTTCCTCAACCAGGGCAACATCCGGGTATGGTTTACCAACGATGACCGACGCATTCCTGTCAGGATGAAGGCGAAGGTGATCATCGGGTCGATTGTGGCGGATCTTGTGAGCGGGTTGCCCTCGGCGGCTCCTGTGAAGTGAAGGACTGGAAGTTCCATTGCCCACCTCACATAAAACAGCTATACTTGCGCCAGGTTAGGTCATTTTTCGCGGTCTTGTAACGAGTAAGGATCACCGTACTGATTCATGGCACAGCAGGCTCTTACCCTCGAACGGTTTATCAGCCTTAACCAGCCAGCATTTCCAGGGGGGGCTAGTGTCCTCACGGGGTTGCTGTCTCAGATCGGCCTTGTCGGGAAATACCTGGCTCATGATCTTCGCCGCGCCGCGCTCCTGGATATGCTCGGCACGACCGGTACGACCAATGTTCAGGGCGAAACGGTTAAGAAGCTCGACGAGATTGCCAATGAGACCTTTGTCAGGCTGTTGCAACAGAATGGGCAGGTTTGTGCCTTGGCCTCTGAAGAGATGGAGCAGCCGATCATCCTGCCGCGTAGCGGGGCGCAGGGATCCTATATGGTCCTGTTCGATCCCTTGGACGGCTCGTCCAATACGGATGTGAACATGCCACTTGGCTCGATCTTTTCCATCGTCATAAAACAGAGGCCTGATGACGTGCTGAGCGAGAGTGATCTTGTGCGGAAGGGGACAGAGCAAGTCGTAGCAGGCTATCTCCTCTTTGGCGCCAGCACGATGCTGGTCTTTACCACGGGCCAGGGGGTGCATGGGTTTACGCTGGACCCGGAGAGTGGAGACTATCTCCTCTCCCACAAAGCGATCACCATGCCGGCTCGGGGGAAGGTCTATGCGGCCAACGAGGGGAATTACCACAAGTGGCCTGGCGGAACGCAGAAGTATTTCGACTATCTGAAAGTCAAAGATAAGGCGACCGGGCGACCCTACAGTGGGCGCTACTCCGGTTGTTTAGTCGCGGATGTGCATCGGATCCTTCTCGGGGGAGGGATCTATCTCTATCCCGGTGAGCTGGACAAACCGGAGGGAAAGCTTCGGTTGCTGTATGAAGCGAATCCCTTGGCCTGGATTGTGGAGCAGGCAGGCGGGCGGGCCAGTACCGGCACGATGCGCATCCTCGACGTGGAGGCCAAGCAGCTTCATCAGCGGGTGCCGTTGATCATCGGCAGCATGGACGACGTGCTGGAAGCGGAACGTCATATTCAAGGTCAAGCGTAACGACAAGAGCCGTTTGAGGAGGGGACACATGGCAGATCGCGTACAGGACATTCTCAGCTGGTACAGCAACGACAACGCCGGAACGAAAACAAATATTGCCAGGCTATTGCGGCATGGCAAGTTGGCTGGGACCGGCAAGCTGGTGATTCTCCCGGTGGACCAGGGATTCGAGCATGGCCCGGCCAGGAGTTTCGCCGTCAACCCAGGCGGCTATAATCCTCTCTATCATTTTCAGTTGGCCATCGACGCTGGCTGTAATGGCTATGCGGCGCCGCTGGGATTTCTGGAAGCAGGAGCCGCGCAGCATGCCGGGCAAATCCCGCTCATCCTGAAGCTCAACAGCCACGATTCTTTGCATGACGACAAGGATCCCATGCCGTCAGTCACGGGGAGCGTCTCGGATGCTTTGCGTCTGGGCTGTGTCGCCGTGGGGTTCACGATCTATCCAGGCTCCGCCCATTGCAATGCGATGTATGAACAGCTTCGCGAAATTGCAGAAGACGCCAAGGCCTGCGGATTGGCGGTCGTTGTCTGGTCCTACCCCCGTGGTTCTGCCTTGAGCAAGGAAGGGGAAACGGCGATCGATGTGGTGGCTTATGCGGCTCAGATTGCCGCCCAGCTCGGCGCCCATATCATTAAGGTCAAGCTGCCTTCGGCGCATCTGGAGCAGGCCGCGGCGAAGAAGGTCTATGAAGCGACGCAATTGCCGATCAAGACGTTGACAGAGCGGGTCAAGCACGTGGTGCAGAGCGCGTTCGACGGACGGCGCATTGTGATTTTCTCCGGCGGCGCCAAGAGCGAAGATCAGAACGTGTTCGAGGAAGCGCGCGCGATTCGCGACGGCGGCGGGTTCGGTTCCATCATCGGGCGGAACTCGTTCCAGCGTCCCAAGCCGGAGGCGATTAAATTTCTCCACACCATCATGGGGATCTATTCCGGCGAGAGTAAGTAAGGCGTCGGCGTTTCGCGCCACGAATGGTGGATCGGTCGTATGAAGCATGAAGGATCGTTGATACCTATGAAGTCACGTCGGCCTTGGGTTGTTCCGTTCACGCTGATTGCCGTGGGCATCGTCATCGGGATTGTGGTGGCGTCCGATATGGGCTGGCTGCCGAACGGCACAGCCGGGCCAGAGCCGGTTCTTGCCCCCCTCGCTCGTCCCGTGGCCACGGTGCCACAGTTGCCGATGTCCGGAGGAAGCGGGAAGAACTTCGTCGAGATTGCGAAGTCGGTTAAGCCGGCTGTCGTCAACATTGCCGCGACACGCACCGGCAAAGCGGGAGAGGGCCCTCAAGGCTCACCCTTCGATGATCCCTTCTTTCGGCGCTTTTTCGGAGACGAACTCAAGCGCGATATGCCGAAAGAACGCAAGGAAAAGGGCCAGGGGTCCGGGGTCATTGTGGATCCCAGCGGATTGATCATTACCAATAATCATGTGGTGAACAAGGCAGACGATATTCGCGTCGTGCTGTCCGATAAGCGCGAGTTTAAGGCCAAGCTGATCGGCACGGACTCGAAAACAGATATTGCCGTGATCAAGATCGAGGCGACGGGCCTGTCGCCCATCGCCTGGGCCGATTCCGATCAATTGGAAGTCGGCGAGTTCGTGCTGGCGGTGGGCAGTCCATTTGGTCTGACCCAGACTGTAACGATGGGTATTGTCAGCGCGGTCGGGCGAGCCAGTATGGGGATCGCCGAATATGAAGACTTCATCCAGACCGATGCGGCGATCAATCCGGGTAATTCAGGCGGAGCCCTGGTGAATGTTCGCGGGGAGCTGGTCGGCATCAATACGGCCATCTTCAGCCAGAGTGGCGGGAATATGGGAATCGGGTTTGCCGTCCCCAGCAACCTGGCGCATTCGATTATGGATCAGCTGGTTCGAACAGGAAAAGTCGTGCGCGGCTGGCTAGGCGTATCGATTCAAGAGCTGTCGCCTGAGTTGGCGGCGCAATTCGGCATTACAGAAACGAAGGGCGTGCTCGTCAGCGATGTGATGGATGACAGCCCGGCAAAGAAGGCGGGATTCGAACGGGCGGATGTGATCGTGGAATTCGACGGCAAGCCGATGGATTCCCCTACGCATCTGCGCAACGCCGTCGCGCAAACTCCGCTCGGGAAAAAGGTCTCGATCAAACTGATCAGAGACAAGAAACACAAGACGTTGGACGTGACGATCGTCGAGCAGCCCAAGTCGATGACGCAGTCCGGATCAGAGGAGAGCGAGGAGTCGATCGCGCCGACCGGGGTCCTCTCCGATCTTGAGGTGCATGAGCTCACGGAGGAGTTGGCTAGCCGGTACGGGATCAAGTCGTCCGAGCGAGGTGTGGTCGTGACGCGGGTCAAGCCAGGCAGCACGGCTGAGGAAATCGGCGTGAGGGAAGGCGACATTATTCTGGAAGTGAATCGAAAGGCTGTGACCTCGCTCAAGACCTATGAACGGCTGCGGTCCGGTCTGTCCAAAGATCAAGCGGTCCTCTTGTTGGTCAAGCGGCAGGGCCGATCCCTCTATCTCACGCTCAGGCCCTGAGGACCGTGGAAGATCCCGCGCGAGAGGAGCCAGTGGCCAATCAGGTGATCGCTCTCGTGCCCGCTGCCGGGCGCGGGCTCAGGATGGGCGGTTCGACCCCTAAACAGTTTTTGGCGCTGGGCGGCGAGCCGCTCATCATCCAGTCTTTGTTGGCCTTGCAAGCCGCAGCGGTGGTTGACCAGATCATTCTCGCCGTTCCGTCCGCGGACATCGACTATTGCCAGCGTGAGATCGTCGCGAAGCATCGATTCACAAAAGTGACGAAGGTGGTGGCCGGCGGCGCTGAACGTCAGGATTCGGTGCGGCATGCGCTGGCGGAAGTTCCCTCAGGCACAGAGATCGTGCTCGTCCATGACGCGGTCAGACCCTTTCTGACCCAAGGGATGATCGACGAGGTGGTGGCAGTGGCGAGGAAGCATGGCGCGGCGATCGTCGCCCTTCCCATGAGGGATACGGTGAAACAGGTCCGGCCTGATGGGATGATCGAACGAACGGTCGATCGGACGCCCTTGTGGCTCGCGCAGACTCCGCAGGCCTTTCGACGGGATTGGATCGAGGAAGCTCATCGGAAAGCGCATGCCGAAGGGGTGCGGGCTACGGATGACGCCTTCCTGGTGGAATGGCTCGGGCATGCTGTGGCGGTGGTCGAGGGGAGCGGGGAGAATATCAAAGTGACGAGGCCTGAAGATCTGGTGATCGGCGAGGCCATTCTGGCATCGAGGGTGAAGGCACGTGGAACTGGCATCTCTCACTGACGAACGGCGCATGGCGAATTACGAGGAGAGCCTATGACGATGCGGGTTGGTTGCGGGTACGATATCCATCCCTTGGGAGCAGGGCGCAAGCTGATTCTTGGCGGGGTCGAGGTGCCGCACAGCAAGGGACTGTTGGGCCATTCCGATTCCGACGCTTTGGTCCATGCCCTCTGCGATGCCTTGCTCGGTGCGATGGGGGAGGGAGATTTGGGGCGGCACTATCCCAGCTCCGATCAACGGTTCAAAGATATTTCAAGCCTCAAGCTGCTGGAGGATGTGGTCGGGAAGCTGCGGGCCAAGGGGTATCGCATTGTGAACGTGGACACCATCGTGATCGCGCAAGCCCCCAGGCTCAGTTCCTACTTGACGGCGATGCAGAAGCAGATGGCGCTAGTGCTCGGGGTTGATCCGGATCTGGTCAATGTGAAGGTCAAGAGCGGCGAGGGCATTGGCATGATCGGTCGGGAGGAAGGGATCGCCGCCCAGGCGGTCTGTTTGATCGAACGGGCTTCTGCAGCGTAAGGTAGCCTTTATGCTTCTCAAAACCATTCAAGAAGATCTTCGTGCAATATTCGACCGGGACCCCTCGGCGACCAGCTGGTTTGAAGTCGTGCTGACCTATGCCGGCTTCCATGCCATGTTGGCCTATCGCGTGTCCCATTGGCTCAAGGCCCATCGCGTTCCGTTTCTCCCTCGTTTCATTTCTCAGCTCGCCCGTTGGCTGACGGGGATCGAGATCCATCCGTCGGCGAAGATCGGCCGGGGATTCTTTATCGACCATGGCATGGGTGTCGTGATCGGCGAGACGGCGGAGATCGGGGACTTTGTGACGCTCTTTCAAGGCGTGACGCTCGGCGGAACGGGCAAAGAGCGGGGCAAGCGGCATCCGACGGTGGGGAACCATGTCGTGGTCGGAGCCGGAGCCAAGATTCTGGGCGGAATCACGATCGGCGATAATGTGAAGATCGGCGCCAATTCGGTGGTGCTGAAGAATGTCGCGGCTAACTCCACCGTGATTGGCGTGCCGGCCCGCGTGATTAAAACGCAGGGCGAGCGGCTACCAGATGCCACCATGGACCATATCAACCTGCCAGACCCCATTAGTGACAGACTCTTGTCGCTCGAACAGGAGTTGATCGAACTTCGCAAGAAGCTGGAGAGTCAGGATTCCCCCCGCCTGTTCTAGCAGGATGCTGAAAAAGGCTGCCAGCTTCGTTCTCAGCTCATCGAAATCCTCACCGTACCCCTGAGGGTACGCCTCCGGTTTCGACTCGCCTGCGGCCTTGCTGACAGCCTTTTTGAGCATCCTGCGAGTCTGCCTGCCACCACGATCCCCCGCTAGTCATAATCCACCCGCGTGAGACAGAGTCCATGAGGCGGAGCGGTTACTCCTGCTGCTCGCCGGTCCTTGGCCTTCAGGACCTCTGTCAGGCTGTGGGGCGTCCGTTTACCCAACCCGACTTCGACGACCGTTCCCACCATCGCGCGAACCATATGTTTCAGAAACCGATCGGCATAGGCTTCAATACGGATTTCCTCGCCCTGACGCAGAATGGCAAATCGCTGTAGCTGGCAGATGGGATTGGTGTTGTCCGTGAGACTTCCCTCGAAGGAGGAAAAGTCCTGCGTTCCGATGAGCGAAGCCGCCGCCTCTTGCATGGCCGCTTCGTCCAGTGGCCGGTAGATGTGCCAGACGAACGCACGATCGAGGGTGGGCTTGGGCTGGCGATGGAGGATTCGATAGGTGTAGAGCTTGCCTCGCGCGTCGTGCTGGGCATGAAAGCGGTCGTCCATGAGGGAAGCGGCGCGCACGGCAATATCGTTCGGCAACACGGCATTGAGCGATCGCATCCAGCTGGTCGCGGGCCAATCGCAGCCGGTGCGAAAGCTGGCGACTTGTCCGAGCGCATGCACGTCGGAGTCCGTGCGGCCTGCGCCGATGATAGCGACCGTGGCGTGGCTGACCTGGTGGATGGCTTGTTCGATGGCCGCTTGGACCGTGGGTTGGTCAGGCTGACGTTGCCAGCCTGCATAGCCGGTTCCGTCATACTCGACGACTAACTTTACGGTTGGCATGGCTGTCGTAGGAGGAACGGCGCGGCGATCATCGCGTGGCCAGCTTGGCTGAGCCGAGGAACGTTTTGACGCTTTCCTCCAACGCTTCCGCGACGCGCGTCGTGAAGAGCCCGGTTCGGAGCATCTCTTCTTCGGACGCATTCGAGATATAGGCGATTTCAGCCAGGATGCTGGGCATGCTGGTGAAGCGGAGCACATAGAACGGCGCGGTCTTGACGCCATGGTCCACCAGCGTATAGTGGCTGTTCAGGGTCGTCACCATGGCTTCCTTGGCGGTCCAGGCCAGTTCGAGGGATTCTTCGATTTTCTTCGACGTGAGGAGATCAGCCACGAGGTATTCCCATCCCACGCCGGTGTTGCTGAGCGGAGTGCCGTTTTCGCGGGCCGCGACTTCGAGCGCCCGTTGATCCTTGGCTGCGCCGAAATGGTAGATTTCAATGCCCTTGACGGAGCGTTTGGTGTGGGAATTGACATGGATCGAGACGAAGAGATCCGCATCCTGTGCATTGGCGAATTTTGCGCGGTTCTCCAGCTCGATGAATTCGTCCCGTTCACGGGTCATGAGGACGCGGATTCCCGGTTGCTTGCTTAGGAGATCGCGCAGCTTCAGCGCTACCTTCAGCGTAATGTCTTTCTCTTCCGTTCCCCGTTGCCCCAAGGCGCCAGGGTCTTTCCCTCCATGCCCTGGATCGATCACGACGGTCTTCACTGGCTTGGTTTGGGGCTGAGTCGGCTGTGGCGGAGCGGTGAGTGATGGCGTCCGGTCAGGCAAGGGTTCTGCAACCAGCGTCGCCAGGGACTCTCTGGGGGGCACGGCATCGATGACCAGCCTGGGAGGGTTGGCCAAGGTGAGTATTTTGTAACTCTGAAATGAACCGGTCGGGAGAGAGATGTCGACCGATCGCTCCGACGTCTGGGTGATGATGAAGGGCTTGGATCGTTCGCCTGATGCAAGTTTCGCTTTGGCGGATGGACTCAATGTGGTGTTGGGAATGGTGATCGTCACTCCCTCGGCCTGAAGAATGGGCTGTTTGCTTGGACGGGCTTTCGAGTCGAGGTCGAGGACGAGCCTCGTCAATCCCGGTGAGCTGGCGGTTCGGACATCTTGAACCGTCACCAGGCCTGGGGCCTGGGGCGTGAGCCGTATTTGGGAGGTATGAGGTTTCTTGGGCTTGGCTGGAGATTTCTGCCGCGCCTCATTCGTGGCGGCAGCGGCGTGGATCAGGTGGAACGGATCGAGGGCAAGACCTGGGAGGCCGAAGAGTCCGACCAGGAAGGCGATGGTGAAGATGCGCCACAAAGCTGATCGCATGGGTGTTGACTGCCTGTAATGGGATATAGAGTTTTTTCTCAGATGTATGCCCCATTGTCAAGGGGATTGGAGGTACGAACCTCTGCGGGGCCGATTGACAGAGGGCGATACGAGCAGTAGGGTCTCTTGCAGGATGCTGAAACAGTCCGCCAGCTTCGTTCTCGCATCGTTCAGACCCTCAACGTACCCCAGGGGTACGCCTCGGGCATTCACTCGCTGCGGCCTTGCTGGACGAACTGTTTGAGCATCCTGCGGGACGATGCTTATGTGGTGGCACCTGTGCGGACTTTCCAAATCCTTGTTTGCCAGAATCTTTCTTCGACAGGTCTTCGGCCATGGCACTCCATTTGATCGTTGATGGGTACAATCTCCTGGCTCAGACGAGTCGGATCGGCGGCGGGGTGAGCCTGCATTCCGAGCAGGCGCGCGAAGCCCTGCTACGCGATCTGGCTGCCTACCGTCAGAGAAAGTCCCATGCCATCACCGTGGTCTTCGATGGATGGCAGCAGGGCTGGGGCACGGAGCGGCGTGAACATCGGCTCGGTCTTGAGGTGATCTTTTCCCGGCGGGGAGAAAAGGCCGATCAGGTGATCCAGCGTCTGGCTGCCGAATATGGGTCCGACTGCGCGGTGGTGAGTTCCGATCGGGAGATCGTCGACTTTGCTAGGGCGCAGGGCGCCTTCGTGATGAAGGCGCAGGAGTTTTCCGGAAAGCTACAGGGGGCGTCGGCCCAGACCGGCGTATTGCTACATAAAGAACTGGATACGGGAGAGGATCTTCGACCGAAACGGGGGCCAGAGAAGCGTGGAAATCCTCGGAAACTGCCCAAGGCGCAGCGTCAGCGCAGCCGGCAGCTCAAACGATTTTGAACAGGCGTTTCGCGTTCTCGGTCGTGATGCGGCCGATGGTTTCGATCGACATGCCTGGCGTCTCGGCGTGAAGCTCCGCCAGCTTCTGCGCGACGAGGGCCACGTAGGCCGGTTCGTTTCGTTTGCCTCTGTGAGGGATGGGCGTGAGGTAGGGGCAGTCGGTTTCGATCAGGAGCCGGTCCAGCGGAGCGGTCTTGGCGATGTCCCGGAGCGTCGCCGCGCTCTGAAAGGTGAGAATGCCGGAGAAGGAGAGATAGAATCCCAGGTCCAGCGCTTCTTTCGCCAGCCAGGCATCCCCTGAGAAACAGTGAAATACCCCGCCGATTTCCGTCGCGCGCTCCTCTTTTAGAATCGCAATCGTATCCTCTTGGGCCTCTCGCGTGTGAATGATCACGGGAAGGCACAGCTCGCGTGCGAGCTGGATCTGCTCGCGGAATCGCTCGCGCTGTTCTTGGGGCGATGAGTGGTTGTAGTGGTAGTCGAGGCCGATCTCTCCATAGGCGACGACTTTTTTGTTCTGCGCCAGACGGCGGAGCTCGTCGTACCAGCCATCGAGGATATGTTTCACTTCATGGGGGTGGACGCCGATGGAGGCATAGACGAAGGGATGTTGTGCCGCTAGCGCCGCCGCTGCTTGGCTGGTGGCCAGATCGCAGCCGATGGTCACGAAGGCCTCGACGCCTGCTTCCCTGGCGCGGGCAATCATGGCCTCACGGTCCTCATTGTAGCGGGCATCGTCCAGATGGGTATGGGTGTCGATGAGCATGCGGGTCTTTATCAGGATGCTGAAAAAGGCCGCCAGCTTCGTTCTCGGCTCATCGAAATCCTCAACGTACCCCTGAGGGTACGCCTCCGGTTTCGATTCGCCTGCGGCCTTGCTGGACAGCCTTTTTGAGCATCCTGTGGTTATTGCGGCTTTAATACTGTACGAAATATTCTCGCATATGTTTCGTGCACACCGAGTTTTTCCGCAACCTGCTAGTGGGGGATCGGCTGAAGACCGAAGTGGTGCTACGCGGGCTTGGTCACGATCGTGTCGGCCAGTTCGTTGAGGAGCGATTCGGTCTCCTCCCAGCCGAGGCAGGCATCGGTGATGGAAACGCCGTGGGCCAGTGTTTTGCCCTGCTGCCAGGTTTGTTTGCCGGGATTGAGGTTGCTTTCGAGCATCAGGCCCATGATGGACTGGCGGCCTTCGCGGAACTGTTTGAGGACATCTCTGGCGACGAGGCTTTGGCGCCGGTGGTCCTTGCTCGAATTGTCGTGCGAACAGTCGATCATGATGGGACGGGCGATGCCGTCGCCTGCCACGACCGCTTCCGCGCGGGCCACATGTTCGGCTTCGTAATTGGTTTTGCCTCCGCCGCCTCGAAGCACGATATGGCGGTCCGGGTTGCCCGTGGTCTTGATGATCGAGGTGAGCCCGTCGGCATTGATGCCCAGAAAATGATGCGGCTGCTTCGCGGCCACCATCGCGTTCCAGGCTACGAGAAGATCGCCCCCTGTGCCGTTCTTGAATCCGACCGGCATCGACAGGCCGCTAGCCATTTCCCGGTGCGGCTGGCTCTCGGTGGTGCGGGCGCCGATGGCGACCCAGCTCCAGAGATCGGCTATATATTGAGGCGACACCGGGTCCAAGGCTTCCGCTGCGCAGGGGATCCCGCGTTTATTGATGTTGAGCAGGATCGTCCGGGCCAGTTCCAGGCCTGTTCCAATATCGCAGGTGCCGTCTAGGTGTGGATCGTTGATGAGGCCCTTCCAGCCAACCGTGGTGCGGGGCTTTTCAAAGTAGGTTCGCATGACGATCAGTAATCGGTCGCGCAACGCATCGGTCACCGGTTTCAATCGGTCGGCATACTCATAGGCGGCCTCAGGATCATGGATTGAACAGGGCCCGACGATGACGAGCAGGCGCTCACGGTCTTGCCCGTGCAGGATGCGGCGAATGGCCTCTCTGGTTTCGATGACCAGGGTGGCGGCTTGGTCGGTAATCGGCAGTTTTGACTTGATCGTCCGCGGCGAGGGCAGCGG
It encodes:
- a CDS encoding NYN domain-containing protein, which translates into the protein MALHLIVDGYNLLAQTSRIGGGVSLHSEQAREALLRDLAAYRQRKSHAITVVFDGWQQGWGTERREHRLGLEVIFSRRGEKADQVIQRLAAEYGSDCAVVSSDREIVDFARAQGAFVMKAQEFSGKLQGASAQTGVLLHKELDTGEDLRPKRGPEKRGNPRKLPKAQRQRSRQLKRF
- a CDS encoding N-acetylmuramoyl-L-alanine amidase; translated protein: MRSALWRIFTIAFLVGLFGLPGLALDPFHLIHAAAATNEARQKSPAKPKKPHTSQIRLTPQAPGLVTVQDVRTASSPGLTRLVLDLDSKARPSKQPILQAEGVTITIPNTTLSPSAKAKLASGERSKPFIITQTSERSVDISLPTGSFQSYKILTLANPPRLVIDAVPPRESLATLVAEPLPDRTPSLTAPPQPTQPQTKPVKTVVIDPGHGGKDPGALGQRGTEEKDITLKVALKLRDLLSKQPGIRVLMTRERDEFIELENRAKFANAQDADLFVSIHVNSHTKRSVKGIEIYHFGAAKDQRALEVAARENGTPLSNTGVGWEYLVADLLTSKKIEESLELAWTAKEAMVTTLNSHYTLVDHGVKTAPFYVLRFTSMPSILAEIAYISNASEEEMLRTGLFTTRVAEALEESVKTFLGSAKLATR
- a CDS encoding 3-deoxy-7-phosphoheptulonate synthase, with the protein product MNQPLDNQHILEIKPLPSPRTIKSKLPITDQAATLVIETREAIRRILHGQDRERLLVIVGPCSIHDPEAAYEYADRLKPVTDALRDRLLIVMRTYFEKPRTTVGWKGLINDPHLDGTCDIGTGLELARTILLNINKRGIPCAAEALDPVSPQYIADLWSWVAIGARTTESQPHREMASGLSMPVGFKNGTGGDLLVAWNAMVAAKQPHHFLGINADGLTSIIKTTGNPDRHIVLRGGGGKTNYEAEHVARAEAVVAGDGIARPIMIDCSHDNSSKDHRRQSLVARDVLKQFREGRQSIMGLMLESNLNPGKQTWQQGKTLAHGVSITDACLGWEETESLLNELADTIVTKPA
- a CDS encoding TatD family hydrolase, which encodes MLIDTHTHLDDARYNEDREAMIARAREAGVEAFVTIGCDLATSQAAAALAAQHPFVYASIGVHPHEVKHILDGWYDELRRLAQNKKVVAYGEIGLDYHYNHSSPQEQRERFREQIQLARELCLPVIIHTREAQEDTIAILKEERATEIGGVFHCFSGDAWLAKEALDLGFYLSFSGILTFQSAATLRDIAKTAPLDRLLIETDCPYLTPIPHRGKRNEPAYVALVAQKLAELHAETPGMSIETIGRITTENAKRLFKIV